The Synechococcus sp. BL107 nucleotide sequence TTAAAAGGACGGTTGACGAAATGCTTGAGAGATCGTGACCCGTTTGGGAATCGACTTGCTAAGCCTGACCCAAATCATCGCCGATCTCTTTGATGTGTGGCCGATAAAGGCCCTATTCGTTAAGCCTTCGCAATAGAAGAGATCCGTCCACCCTGCTTCAGGATGCTTTGGATCGTTGCCGACATGGAGGTTTGGCTCACCACCGAGTTTTGAACAGCCCGCCGGTTGGCGCCAATTTGACGCCCGGACGTCCATGTGATTCTGAGGGCATTGGCATTTCCGACGCTCTTGCGATCAATGATGGTTGGCGAACTTCCCGTTGAGAGGCTGTTTAGAAGCCTGGATCCCTTTGCGGCACCATCAAACCCTGCATAGCCAGCGTCAACAGCTGCGGCACGTGGATAATTAATTGTTCTGCCACCGCTAACGGTTTGAGTTGATCTGTTATGGGGTACTTGATCAACACCGAAAACTTGCAGATATTCATCGCTGTAGGTGTAGCTAGCAATTTCAGCGTCGTAGCCATGTTCGTTCATTAAACGAACGTGCGCCATCAGTTCTGCTTGATCATGTGGTGCACGTCCAAGCAGGTGTTTGAAGTTGAGTTCAACAAAACGGTAAGGACTGCTTGGCTCAAGAAATAGCTTTCTGTAGGTTTCTGACTGTGCCAAGGCAGTGACAAAACCTTGCACGGTGAGATCACCATTCATAAACAAGGCTTCGAGTGACTGATTCACATCAAGCTCCATCAGATGACGGTTGCCAAAGACTTGTTTGTAGATCGACTGAATTACCTCATCGGCATGGCCGAGGTCAGTATTAGCAGGTGCGACCAGTGTTTGGGTGTCCGTCATTGTTTGATGAAAGTGGAGGGAAGAGTGTTGGATTCACCCCCCCACCCAGTG carries:
- a CDS encoding phycobilisome rod-core linker polypeptide codes for the protein MTDTQTLVAPANTDLGHADEVIQSIYKQVFGNRHLMELDVNQSLEALFMNGDLTVQGFVTALAQSETYRKLFLEPSSPYRFVELNFKHLLGRAPHDQAELMAHVRLMNEHGYDAEIASYTYSDEYLQVFGVDQVPHNRSTQTVSGGRTINYPRAAAVDAGYAGFDGAAKGSRLLNSLSTGSSPTIIDRKSVGNANALRITWTSGRQIGANRRAVQNSVVSQTSMSATIQSILKQGGRISSIAKA